Proteins encoded together in one Pantoea sp. CCBC3-3-1 window:
- the iroC gene encoding salmochelin/enterobactin export ABC transporter IroC: MPTAHSPKPAGWIVRLAGVCWERKKLSLIVIFASVSTILLAALTPLLTRQAVNDALAGDTTRLPWLACGLLFIALFDFIGNYVRRGYAGELSLWVQHTLRGRAFDSIQQLDGAGQDALRTGQVISRTNSDLQQMHVLLQMSPVPLAVLTYYIAGLAVMLWMSPPMTLIVVVVLAGLAFTALSARRRVFAQTGQASDRLANLTEHMREVLTQIAIVKSCVAELGEMKWLDRQSRKMVRVRIGSAIAQAMPGATMLALPVLGQIVLLGFGGWSVMAGRIDLGTFVAFAGFLAMLTGPTRVFASFLVIAQRTQASVERVFTLIDTRPQMQDGVEQVAGKVTGLELESVGFNYGNGADVLNEVSFSISAGETVAIVGASGSGKSTLLMLLARFYDTTRGKLWLKTDQGRQNIAELRLDALRRAVGVVFEDTFLFAGTVAENIAYGHPQATEEDIRRAADAAGATGFISALPKGFKTPLAERATNLSGGQRQRLALARALLTAPGLLILDDTTSAVDAGTEAEINAALSGYADDEHMLMVIARRRSTLQLASKIVVLEEGRVADIGTQAELEARSPAFRSLMSGSGEFLEGSARSTAVLWPESEVSEAATADENAEGTANAREGFRERMTRVPERAVKMAQEGKGKRVASLVRPVMWMFIAAALLIAIDSAASVGVLVLLQRGIDLGVAGGNLTLIGICAACALLLVAIGWCCYSLQTIISSRAAETVQHTVRLRSFGHLLRLALPYHEQQADTRLTRMTVDVDALARFLQNGLAGTATSLITMGAIAVAMFWLDPVLALVALGAVPVVIIATLIYRRLSSPAYAQARLEIGKVNSTLQEKVSGLRTVQSHGQQDAEAAKLRKLSDRFRATRVRAQKYLAVYFPFLTFCTEASYAAVLLVGASRVAEGQLTAGVLAAFFLLLGQFYGPVQQLSGIVDSYQQASASGRHIDELLATEGAEQVQPSAPSSVVPLHGDLTLDQVTFHYPGSNEKALDKLNLSIPAGSVVAVVGASGAGKSTMVKLIAGLYVPSAGQIRVGGRSVNEMPLADYRSQVGLVEQDVALFSGDIAENIRYARPESTDREVENAARQAGLLATVRALPQGFRTPVSHGGAGLSAGQRQLIALARAHLANAHVLLLDEATARLDRASEEALMTSLADGARQHGRTALVVAHRLTTACRCDRIAVMAAGRVVEYGSHAELLAVDGLYARLWHESTGKAQGSRTAAAQTIEEGIEEVLS; this comes from the coding sequence ATGCCCACTGCTCATTCTCCAAAGCCAGCTGGCTGGATTGTACGTCTTGCTGGCGTGTGCTGGGAACGTAAGAAGTTAAGCCTGATTGTCATCTTTGCCTCGGTGTCGACCATTCTCCTCGCCGCGCTAACGCCACTACTGACCCGACAGGCGGTAAACGATGCGTTAGCCGGTGATACGACAAGATTGCCCTGGCTCGCCTGCGGGCTGCTGTTTATTGCGCTGTTCGATTTCATCGGCAACTACGTGCGCCGCGGCTATGCCGGAGAACTGTCGCTATGGGTTCAGCACACTTTGCGGGGCCGCGCCTTCGACAGCATTCAACAGCTGGATGGCGCCGGTCAGGACGCGCTGCGCACAGGACAGGTAATTTCACGCACCAACAGCGATCTTCAACAGATGCACGTGCTGTTGCAGATGAGCCCGGTGCCGCTGGCCGTTCTGACCTATTACATTGCCGGCCTTGCGGTGATGTTATGGATGTCGCCACCCATGACGCTGATCGTGGTCGTTGTGCTTGCGGGCCTGGCGTTTACCGCACTTAGCGCACGCCGTCGGGTTTTTGCGCAGACAGGTCAGGCTTCCGACCGGCTCGCTAACCTGACAGAGCACATGCGTGAAGTACTGACGCAGATCGCCATCGTTAAATCCTGCGTGGCCGAGTTAGGCGAAATGAAGTGGCTGGATCGCCAGTCACGAAAGATGGTGCGCGTGCGTATTGGTTCGGCAATCGCTCAGGCCATGCCGGGCGCGACGATGCTGGCGCTGCCGGTGCTCGGCCAGATCGTGCTGCTGGGCTTTGGTGGATGGTCAGTGATGGCCGGACGGATTGACCTCGGAACCTTCGTGGCCTTTGCCGGTTTCCTCGCCATGCTGACCGGCCCAACCCGTGTCTTCGCCTCGTTCCTGGTGATTGCGCAGCGTACCCAGGCTTCTGTTGAGCGCGTTTTCACCCTGATCGACACCAGGCCGCAAATGCAGGATGGCGTTGAGCAGGTGGCGGGTAAGGTGACAGGTCTTGAACTGGAAAGCGTCGGATTTAACTACGGCAACGGCGCTGACGTCTTAAACGAAGTGTCCTTTTCCATCAGCGCGGGAGAGACGGTGGCGATAGTCGGCGCATCGGGTTCGGGTAAATCAACCCTGCTGATGCTGCTCGCGCGTTTCTACGATACCACCCGCGGTAAGCTGTGGCTTAAAACGGATCAGGGCAGGCAGAACATCGCCGAACTGCGGCTGGATGCGCTGCGTCGGGCGGTTGGCGTGGTGTTTGAAGATACCTTCCTGTTTGCCGGTACGGTCGCTGAAAATATTGCCTATGGTCATCCGCAAGCGACCGAAGAGGACATCCGGCGTGCCGCCGATGCGGCTGGCGCGACCGGGTTTATCTCAGCGCTGCCGAAAGGATTTAAAACGCCGCTTGCCGAACGTGCGACCAATCTTTCCGGCGGACAGCGACAGCGCCTTGCGCTTGCCCGCGCGTTGCTTACGGCGCCGGGTTTATTGATCCTTGACGACACCACCTCGGCGGTGGACGCCGGCACCGAGGCAGAGATCAACGCGGCGCTTAGTGGCTATGCCGACGATGAGCATATGCTGATGGTGATCGCCCGTCGTCGTTCGACTTTGCAGCTCGCCAGCAAGATTGTGGTGCTGGAAGAAGGGCGCGTCGCTGATATCGGCACTCAGGCTGAACTTGAGGCACGATCGCCAGCATTCCGCTCGCTGATGTCCGGCTCAGGGGAATTCCTCGAAGGATCTGCCCGTTCAACCGCCGTACTCTGGCCGGAATCAGAGGTATCTGAAGCCGCTACGGCGGATGAAAATGCGGAGGGGACGGCTAACGCGCGGGAAGGTTTCCGTGAACGCATGACCCGCGTCCCGGAGCGGGCAGTAAAAATGGCGCAGGAAGGCAAAGGAAAGCGGGTCGCCTCGCTGGTCAGGCCGGTGATGTGGATGTTTATTGCTGCTGCTCTGCTGATTGCGATTGACTCCGCTGCCAGCGTTGGCGTACTGGTGCTGCTGCAACGGGGCATCGACCTGGGCGTAGCCGGGGGCAACCTGACGCTGATCGGTATTTGCGCTGCCTGTGCGCTGTTGCTGGTCGCGATCGGCTGGTGCTGCTACTCATTGCAGACCATCATCTCATCGCGTGCCGCAGAAACCGTGCAGCATACGGTGCGCTTACGAAGCTTTGGGCATCTGTTACGCCTGGCGCTGCCTTACCATGAGCAGCAGGCTGATACCCGACTAACCCGCATGACGGTTGACGTCGATGCGCTGGCGCGGTTCCTGCAAAACGGCCTCGCCGGCACGGCAACCAGCCTGATTACCATGGGCGCGATTGCCGTCGCGATGTTCTGGCTCGATCCGGTGCTGGCGCTGGTGGCGCTGGGTGCGGTTCCGGTGGTCATTATCGCCACGCTGATTTACCGTCGTTTGAGCTCGCCCGCCTATGCGCAGGCCCGCTTAGAGATTGGTAAAGTGAACAGTACCCTGCAGGAGAAAGTCTCCGGGCTGCGCACGGTGCAGTCGCATGGTCAGCAGGATGCGGAAGCCGCCAAACTTCGTAAGCTGTCGGATCGCTTCCGCGCCACCCGCGTGCGTGCGCAGAAGTACCTGGCGGTCTACTTCCCTTTCCTGACGTTCTGTACGGAAGCGTCTTACGCTGCGGTGCTGCTGGTTGGCGCATCCCGCGTGGCCGAGGGGCAGCTCACCGCGGGCGTGCTGGCAGCCTTCTTCCTGCTGCTTGGGCAGTTCTATGGGCCCGTTCAGCAGCTCTCCGGCATTGTCGATTCTTACCAGCAGGCCTCGGCCAGCGGCAGGCATATCGATGAATTGCTGGCAACCGAAGGCGCAGAGCAGGTACAGCCATCGGCTCCGTCGTCAGTTGTTCCTCTGCACGGCGATCTGACGCTGGATCAGGTCACGTTCCATTACCCGGGCAGCAACGAGAAAGCGCTGGATAAGCTTAACCTCTCCATCCCGGCAGGCTCGGTCGTGGCGGTGGTCGGAGCCAGCGGCGCGGGCAAGTCGACAATGGTTAAACTGATTGCCGGTCTTTACGTTCCTTCAGCAGGCCAAATTCGCGTTGGCGGACGCTCGGTTAATGAGATGCCGCTGGCAGACTACCGTTCCCAGGTGGGTCTGGTCGAGCAGGATGTGGCATTGTTTAGCGGCGATATCGCGGAGAATATTCGCTATGCGCGGCCGGAGAGTACCGATCGGGAAGTGGAAAATGCGGCTCGCCAGGCCGGGCTGTTAGCGACGGTGCGAGCGCTGCCGCAGGGATTCAGAACGCCGGTGAGTCACGGTGGCGCAGGATTGTCGGCAGGGCAGCGTCAGCTTATCGCTTTGGCTCGCGCGCACCTTGCCAATGCGCATGTTCTGCTGCTTGACGAGGCGACGGCACGTTTGGACCGCGCTTCTGAAGAGGCGCTAATGACCTCGCTGGCCGACGGTGCTCGTCAGCATGGACGTACGGCGCTGGTGGTGGCGCATCGGCTCACCACCGCCTGTCGATGCGATCGGATCGCCGTCATGGCCGCAGGCCGCGTCGTCGAATATGGCTCGCACGCTGAACTGCTGGCAGTGGATGGCCTTTACGCACGTCTGTGGCATGAAAGTACGGGCAAGGCCCAGGGATCCCGAACGGCGGCGGCACAGACCATCGAAGAAGGAATTGAAGAGGTATTATCCTGA
- a CDS encoding alpha/beta hydrolase — MSYRLNHKNCRNALRLAAFFFTFLFAIKSDARPDMTPLGPNIADKGSLFYHFSVNEFDSADGKRHYKVWTGVPNKTPPPSGFPILYLLDGNAVMDRLSEPLLKKLSENNPPVIAAVGYQTVEPFELNARSFDYTPPVTARGKPCQQQRSRECGGSIIFQHLLEATIAPVAERGLNIDTHKRGVWGHSLGGLYVLNAYLSSSLFTVFYSTSPTLNSEYVDLLKMLGAVNRQQYDHKQLWFIEGSPASSKNPQAPAADVQDKIRATLSLLHKAGLPAGYWSHPELTHGQTFNAGFQQALLNMAENPASNAPPVPR; from the coding sequence ATGAGTTACCGGTTAAACCACAAAAACTGCCGCAATGCTTTACGTCTTGCCGCCTTCTTCTTTACCTTCCTGTTTGCCATAAAGAGTGATGCCAGACCCGATATGACCCCGCTTGGCCCCAATATCGCGGATAAAGGATCCCTGTTTTATCACTTCTCCGTTAACGAATTCGACTCTGCGGATGGCAAAAGGCATTACAAAGTCTGGACCGGCGTGCCCAATAAAACGCCGCCGCCGTCCGGCTTTCCGATCCTTTACCTGCTGGATGGGAATGCGGTGATGGACAGATTATCTGAGCCATTACTGAAGAAACTGTCAGAAAATAATCCACCGGTTATCGCCGCGGTAGGTTATCAGACGGTTGAGCCTTTTGAGCTTAACGCCCGATCGTTTGACTACACGCCACCGGTGACAGCAAGGGGTAAGCCTTGCCAACAGCAGCGCAGCAGAGAGTGCGGCGGCAGTATCATTTTCCAACATCTGCTGGAAGCGACAATCGCACCCGTTGCGGAACGAGGCTTGAACATTGATACACATAAACGTGGGGTTTGGGGACATTCTCTCGGCGGCCTGTATGTGCTTAACGCCTATTTGTCCTCGTCGTTATTTACTGTTTTTTATTCGACCAGTCCGACGTTAAACAGTGAATATGTTGATTTACTTAAAATGCTCGGGGCCGTCAACCGTCAGCAATACGACCACAAGCAGCTCTGGTTTATTGAAGGAAGTCCCGCCTCCAGCAAAAACCCGCAGGCACCCGCTGCGGATGTGCAGGATAAAATCCGCGCTACGCTGTCACTGCTTCACAAGGCTGGACTGCCTGCCGGGTATTGGTCCCATCCTGAACTCACGCATGGCCAGACGTTCAACGCTGGGTTCCAGCAGGCATTGCTGAATATGGCAGAAAATCCCGCCAGCAATGCACCACCGGTTCCCCGGTAA
- a CDS encoding TonB-dependent siderophore receptor encodes MKIAYKYSLLASLIACSQGFSLAMANENTGIKQQTSNKENSNELAVTNNKSSSENTLVVTAREQTLQAPGVSIIDSQAIKKHPIQRDVAEIIRTMPGVNLTGNSNSGQRGNNRQIDIRGMGPENTLILVDGMPVGSRNSVRFGWSDERDTRGDTNWVPPEMIDHIEVIRGPAAALYGNGAMGGVVNIITKPTTDAWHGNFNTYLNMPEHKSEGTTKRYNASLSGALADNLTLRLYGNWNKTQADAQDINESHTTPRIGSYAGSYPSGREGFINKDIHSALRWEFMPQQALELDTGFSRQGNLYAGDTQNTNSNALVKKYYGKETNVLYRQSLSLKYTGAWDNGVTTSNYVQFEKTRNTRLNEGLSGGIAGIFSPSDEGFSTITLYDTNLHSDVNIPFDLWVNQTLTLGAEMNHQAMRDPSSNTESTTAGGSVEGIADSGRNIYSSADIYGLYTEDNIELTDSTLLTPGIRFNHQSITGSNWSPALNLSQELGSDFTLKLGIARAWKAPNLYQTNPNYLLFSKGQGCYDSAGYCYLQGNSDLKAETSVNKEIGIEYHHEEVQAGLTWYRNDYHDKIEAGYSAEYTNGTSDVYKWENVPKAVVEGLEGTLNFPIAGSVSMKNNFTYIIENQNKTTGDYLSIIPKYTINSTLDWQATNDLSLQGTLTWYGRQKPKKYNYKGEATSGSETRQVKPYALVGVSGTYAVTKYMDVTAGIDNLFDKRHFREGNAQSTGNATTGAYLWGAGANTYNEPGRTYYMELGLHF; translated from the coding sequence ATGAAAATTGCGTATAAATATTCTTTACTGGCTTCGCTTATTGCATGCAGTCAGGGATTTTCTCTGGCAATGGCCAATGAAAATACAGGGATTAAACAGCAGACCAGTAATAAAGAAAATAGTAACGAACTGGCTGTTACTAATAATAAAAGCAGCAGCGAAAATACGCTGGTCGTCACGGCCAGGGAACAGACATTACAGGCGCCCGGCGTCTCCATTATCGACAGTCAGGCCATTAAAAAGCATCCCATTCAACGTGACGTCGCTGAGATTATTCGCACCATGCCTGGCGTAAATCTTACCGGCAACTCCAACAGCGGTCAGCGCGGTAATAACCGACAAATTGATATTCGTGGCATGGGCCCGGAAAATACCCTCATTCTGGTTGATGGTATGCCGGTCGGCAGCCGTAATTCGGTGCGGTTTGGCTGGAGCGACGAGCGTGATACTCGCGGCGACACCAACTGGGTGCCGCCGGAAATGATCGACCACATTGAGGTTATCCGTGGCCCGGCCGCAGCGCTCTACGGCAATGGCGCAATGGGCGGCGTGGTAAATATTATTACCAAACCGACAACAGATGCCTGGCACGGTAACTTTAATACCTACCTCAATATGCCGGAGCATAAATCTGAGGGCACCACCAAACGTTATAACGCCAGCTTAAGCGGCGCGCTGGCGGATAATCTTACCCTGCGCCTGTATGGCAACTGGAATAAAACGCAGGCAGATGCCCAGGATATAAATGAAAGCCACACCACGCCGCGTATCGGATCCTATGCCGGATCTTATCCGTCAGGTCGCGAAGGCTTTATTAATAAAGATATCCATTCCGCCCTGCGCTGGGAATTTATGCCGCAGCAGGCGCTGGAGCTGGATACCGGCTTTAGCCGTCAGGGCAATCTCTATGCGGGTGATACGCAGAACACCAACAGCAATGCGCTGGTGAAGAAATATTACGGCAAAGAAACAAACGTGCTTTATCGTCAGTCGCTCAGCCTGAAATATACCGGGGCGTGGGATAACGGCGTGACCACCAGCAACTACGTTCAGTTTGAAAAGACGCGTAATACCCGGCTCAATGAGGGATTATCGGGTGGGATCGCCGGGATCTTCAGCCCCTCTGACGAAGGTTTCTCCACCATCACGCTGTATGACACTAACCTACATTCAGATGTGAATATTCCCTTCGACCTGTGGGTTAACCAGACGCTAACGCTGGGCGCGGAGATGAATCATCAGGCGATGCGAGATCCCTCGTCGAATACTGAATCTACCACGGCCGGAGGCTCGGTAGAGGGAATTGCTGACTCGGGGCGTAATATCTACAGCTCGGCCGATATCTATGGCCTCTACACCGAAGACAATATTGAACTGACGGATTCAACGCTGCTGACGCCGGGTATCCGTTTTAATCATCAGAGCATCACCGGAAGCAACTGGAGTCCGGCGCTGAATTTATCGCAGGAATTGGGCAGCGATTTCACTTTGAAGCTGGGTATTGCCCGTGCCTGGAAAGCGCCGAACCTGTACCAGACCAATCCTAACTATCTGTTATTCAGTAAAGGCCAGGGCTGCTATGACAGCGCCGGCTACTGCTACCTACAGGGAAATAGCGATCTGAAGGCGGAGACCAGCGTCAATAAAGAGATTGGCATTGAGTATCACCACGAAGAGGTGCAGGCCGGTCTGACCTGGTATCGCAACGACTACCACGACAAAATCGAAGCGGGTTATTCGGCGGAATACACCAACGGCACCTCGGATGTTTATAAGTGGGAAAACGTACCTAAAGCGGTGGTTGAGGGGTTGGAAGGGACGCTTAACTTCCCGATCGCCGGGTCCGTTTCGATGAAAAACAACTTCACTTATATTATCGAAAACCAAAACAAAACCACCGGCGATTACCTGTCGATCATCCCGAAATACACCATCAACTCGACGCTGGACTGGCAGGCCACGAACGATCTCTCCTTGCAGGGAACGCTAACCTGGTACGGCCGCCAGAAGCCGAAAAAATATAACTACAAAGGAGAAGCCACCTCCGGCAGCGAAACCCGGCAGGTTAAGCCTTATGCGCTGGTTGGCGTAAGCGGCACCTATGCCGTGACGAAATATATGGATGTCACGGCCGGTATTGATAACCTGTTCGATAAACGTCACTTCCGTGAAGGCAACGCCCAAAGCACCGGAAACGCGACAACAGGTGCATACCTGTGGGGCGCGGGTGCCAATACCTATAATGAACCGGGCCGCACTTATTATATGGAGCTGGGCCTGCATTTCTGA